DNA from Vicinamibacteria bacterium:
ATGATCGGTCTGCCGGTGCTCCTCATGACGCCCGGTATATGGACCCTTGCGGTCCTCAGTTCCAGGTTCGCCTCGAGATCGATCGGCAGGAACAGTGTCTTGCAAAATTCCGAGCATGTCGACGCGAAAACGGAGAAAAGATTGCTCAAGGGAGCGCCTGCCTCGCCCGAGATGATTGTTTCCAGCGCGGTCCGTTGAGCTTCATCTACATGCTCGTCGATGACGATCTGGCGCTTGCCATTCCCGCCCTTGATTTCGCCGGGCCACTTGTAAAGCGCCGCCCAGTTCAGGCCCGTGAGCGGCGTATCGTTGAAATGGCCTTCAACGATGTTGCCGACAAAGGCTGACTGACAATAACCGTGGGTGCTCGGCAAGTTGAACTGGCAACCACAATTCACCGCGCAATTGCAGTTATCGTAAGTTTCGCTCTTGAATAGCCATTGATCAGCCATTTCACCGCACCTCGCGAAAGCCATGATGCTCAACTCCGTTCGCCGGAGCGATGTTCTGGTTGATGTGGAAGAGGTTGTCCGGGTCATAGGTCGCCTTCACTGCCGCGAGCCGCTCGTAGTTGGCGCCATAGTTTGCAGCCGCACGGTGGTCGTCGTCGCTGGACATGAAGTTGACGTACCCTCCATCGATGCCCGAGTGGGGATGAATCGCTGCGTAGTAGTCCTTCACCCACTTGATGTTGGCCTCGTTGTCGGCAGGGTCCGACCATATTCCTGCAATTACCGGGGAAAAGTTCTTGTCTCGATGTCCGAAGGCGGTCTCGTCGGCACCGACCCGTTGAGCCGCACCGTTGATCGGATGGAGATGCATGCTCGAGCTTATGTGCGGTGTCTTTTTGCCATGCTCGATGTGAGCAGCGATCGCCTCGTCGGTGAGCTCGGTGATGAAGTCTGCTTTCCAGTAATGCTGCATGCCCTTCGGGACCATGCCGTCGAAGGCGCTGTTGAGCGCCGGGAACGGCATGACGCCGATCTGCTCCGCTTTCACTTCGGCAACGTCGCGTAGTGGCTGGAGTACCCGCTCGGCCTCCTCGTGTGGACCGTTCCAGCAAGTGACCAGCACACAGAACAGATCCCCGACGCGATCCGCGGGGATAAACGGCAGGTCAGGAGCTATCTGCCAGCCGAAAAAGCATCCGAGCTGTTCGGGCGCATCGGCAATGGATTCGCGGTAGCCCTGCAGGACCGCCGCGGCATCGTCGAACTCGTAGAATATCGGGCCGCCCACGATGTCACCGACCTCGTGGAGCTGAAACTCGAAGCTGGTGACGGCACCGAAGTTGCCGCCCCCGCCGCGCAACGCCCAGAACAAATCCTCGTTCTGGTAATTGCTCGCAGTGACCTGCCGGCCAGCGGCGAGAACGACATCGGCCGACAGCAGGCTGTCAATGGAGAGCCCGACGCTGCGGGTCAGGTGGCCGATGCCGCCACCCAGAGTAAGGCCACCCACCCCGGTCGTCGAGATAATCCCGCCGGGTGCTGCCAGGCCGAACGGATAGGTCGCATGGTCGAGATCACCCCACGTCGCGCCGCCCCCAACGCGGGCGACCTTCCTGTCCGGGTCGACCCGCACGTTGTTCATCCTCGACAGGTCGATGACTAGACCGTCGTCCACCGTGCCGAATCCGGGAACGCTGTGGCCCCCTCCACGAATTGCCAGGTGGAGGCCGCCATCACGGGCAGCGGCGACCGCGGCCATCACGTCGGCCGAATCCATGCACTGGATAACGGCTTTGGGTCTGCGGTCGTGCATGGCATTGTAGACAACGCGAGCGTCGTCGTAGTCAGAATCCGAGGCGGTGATGACGCGACCCCGTATCGCGTCGGTCAATGCTTTGAGCGTGTCGCTCATCGGATGCTCCTCTGCTCCGTTCCGCCCTGGATGCGGAGGATGCACCATCAGGCGTTCCCGAAGCGTTCCCTCTCAACCAGACTCGCTCAGAAGGCCAGCTGCTGCTCGGAACGCCGGGAGATCATGGCCCGACGGAATGGTCTCGACGAGGTCCGAAAGTT
Protein-coding regions in this window:
- a CDS encoding FAD-binding oxidoreductase, which produces MSDTLKALTDAIRGRVITASDSDYDDARVVYNAMHDRRPKAVIQCMDSADVMAAVAAARDGGLHLAIRGGGHSVPGFGTVDDGLVIDLSRMNNVRVDPDRKVARVGGGATWGDLDHATYPFGLAAPGGIISTTGVGGLTLGGGIGHLTRSVGLSIDSLLSADVVLAAGRQVTASNYQNEDLFWALRGGGGNFGAVTSFEFQLHEVGDIVGGPIFYEFDDAAAVLQGYRESIADAPEQLGCFFGWQIAPDLPFIPADRVGDLFCVLVTCWNGPHEEAERVLQPLRDVAEVKAEQIGVMPFPALNSAFDGMVPKGMQHYWKADFITELTDEAIAAHIEHGKKTPHISSSMHLHPINGAAQRVGADETAFGHRDKNFSPVIAGIWSDPADNEANIKWVKDYYAAIHPHSGIDGGYVNFMSSDDDHRAAANYGANYERLAAVKATYDPDNLFHINQNIAPANGVEHHGFREVR
- a CDS encoding DUF1326 domain-containing protein translates to MAFARCGEMADQWLFKSETYDNCNCAVNCGCQFNLPSTHGYCQSAFVGNIVEGHFNDTPLTGLNWAALYKWPGEIKGGNGKRQIVIDEHVDEAQRTALETIISGEAGAPLSNLFSVFASTCSEFCKTLFLPIDLEANLELRTARVHIPGVMRSTGRPI